One genomic segment of Arthrobacter sp. zg-Y1110 includes these proteins:
- a CDS encoding nitronate monooxygenase family protein — translation MLTLGSLPHAVVGAPMAGGPSTPALAAAVSNAGGLGFLAAGYKSAEALAGEITATRALTGRPFGVNLFVPDAANTGGSGTSRQVAAALAYREQLARDYPPELLPLPDPEDDDGWDAKLELVLRLQVPVVSFTFGLPGGDVITALREAGTAVAVTVTTAREAELAVAAGARMLCLQGPAAGGHRGTFDAAAEPSAQSLDELVRAVRDAVNDDVELIAAGGISTPAQVRTLRAAGADAVQVGTALLLSPEAGTAAVHRAALQDPQFTQTALTRAFSGRTARGLANRFMAEHPHAPAAYPLVNQVTKGLRAQAAASGNPHGTSLWAGTGYHSALPEPAAAIVARLGAR, via the coding sequence ATGTTGACGCTGGGGTCCCTTCCGCACGCCGTCGTCGGCGCGCCCATGGCCGGCGGGCCGTCCACTCCGGCGCTGGCAGCGGCGGTCAGCAACGCCGGAGGCCTGGGGTTCCTCGCGGCAGGCTATAAAAGCGCTGAGGCTCTGGCCGGGGAAATCACGGCGACCCGGGCGCTGACCGGCCGGCCGTTCGGAGTAAACCTCTTCGTGCCGGATGCCGCGAACACCGGCGGTTCCGGAACATCCCGGCAGGTCGCTGCCGCCCTGGCCTACCGGGAGCAGCTGGCCCGGGACTATCCGCCGGAGCTGCTGCCGCTGCCGGACCCGGAGGACGACGACGGATGGGATGCCAAGCTCGAACTGGTCCTCCGCCTGCAGGTACCCGTGGTGTCCTTTACCTTCGGCCTGCCCGGCGGAGACGTTATTACTGCGCTCCGGGAGGCAGGCACCGCCGTCGCCGTCACCGTGACCACCGCACGGGAAGCGGAGCTGGCCGTTGCGGCAGGTGCACGGATGCTGTGCCTGCAGGGACCGGCGGCCGGCGGTCACCGCGGAACCTTCGACGCCGCGGCGGAACCGTCCGCGCAGTCGTTGGATGAGCTGGTGCGTGCGGTCCGGGACGCCGTCAATGACGATGTTGAACTCATTGCCGCCGGAGGCATCAGCACTCCTGCACAGGTCCGGACCCTGCGGGCTGCCGGGGCCGACGCCGTGCAGGTCGGCACCGCGCTGCTGTTGAGCCCGGAGGCCGGGACCGCGGCCGTGCACCGGGCGGCCCTGCAGGACCCGCAGTTTACGCAGACCGCACTGACCCGGGCCTTTTCCGGCCGCACCGCACGGGGACTGGCCAACCGGTTCATGGCCGAACACCCGCACGCTCCGGCCGCCTACCCGCTGGTCAACCAGGTCACCAAGGGGCTCAGGGCACAGGCGGCAGCGTCGGGGAATCCGCACGGCACCAGCCTCTGGGCCGGAACCGGTTACCACTCGGCACTGCCGGAGCCGGCCGCCGCCATAGTCGCGCGGCTGGGTGCGCGGTAA
- a CDS encoding PhzF family phenazine biosynthesis protein: MRDRWFKQVDVFGTKPYLGNPVAVVLDADGVSDAAMASFARWTNLSETTFVLPPTQEGADYRVRIFTPGGEIPFAGHPTLGTCHAWLEAGNIPHYPGVVISECEVGLVTLHASAGMAAFGAPPLIRSGELEEAVLKQAVDALGITRDQVSASNWIDNGPGWLGLLLKDAETVLSLTPDPAAMGSLAVGVIGPQPDGGETDFEVRAFAPGHGVREDPVTGSLNAGLAQWLIGAGLAPERYTVTQGTVLERSGLVRIFTRDRKIWVGGETATCIDGTVKL; encoded by the coding sequence GGTGGCCGTGGTGCTGGATGCCGACGGCGTTTCCGACGCCGCCATGGCCTCCTTTGCCCGGTGGACCAACCTGTCCGAGACAACGTTCGTGCTGCCGCCCACCCAGGAAGGCGCCGACTACAGGGTCCGCATTTTCACGCCCGGGGGAGAGATCCCCTTCGCCGGGCACCCCACGCTGGGCACCTGCCACGCCTGGCTCGAAGCCGGCAACATCCCGCATTACCCCGGCGTGGTGATTTCCGAATGCGAAGTGGGCCTGGTGACCCTGCACGCCTCGGCCGGGATGGCCGCGTTCGGCGCACCGCCGCTGATCCGCTCGGGCGAGCTGGAGGAAGCCGTGCTGAAGCAGGCGGTGGACGCCCTCGGGATTACCCGGGACCAGGTCTCCGCCTCGAACTGGATCGACAACGGTCCCGGCTGGCTGGGTCTGCTCCTGAAGGATGCCGAAACCGTGCTGTCCCTGACGCCGGATCCGGCAGCTATGGGCTCCCTGGCCGTGGGAGTCATCGGCCCGCAGCCCGACGGCGGCGAAACGGACTTCGAAGTCCGCGCCTTCGCGCCCGGCCACGGGGTGCGGGAGGATCCCGTCACCGGCAGCCTCAATGCCGGACTGGCGCAGTGGCTGATCGGAGCCGGACTCGCACCGGAGCGCTACACCGTCACGCAGGGCACCGTGCTGGAGCGTTCCGGACTGGTGCGGATCTTTACCCGGGACCGGAAGATCTGGGTCGGCGGGGAAACCGCCACCTGCATCGACGGCACCGTAAAGCTGTAG